A window of the Tenebrio molitor chromosome 1, icTenMoli1.1, whole genome shotgun sequence genome harbors these coding sequences:
- the pnut gene encoding septin-7: MSANNVNAQPAPTTQATATIKSRPNIMPSSYLYTSSSALLNRNSENKPTPPPTLPKYTSSFNAGSGLNRDRDKDSIGGSYRLSSLDRLAMRQKFMDQQSPTNANSNGTISQTNGNETTSTSIQSKREMFFTSTETTALSKDSNRINKISSMDKPPEPPVKSSPPEVTKEDTSKESTPEIVKERPKLKELDGYVGFANLPNQVYRKAVKKGFEFTLMVVGESGLGKSTLINSMFLTEIYNSTDYPGPTQRLKKTVAVETTRVMLKENGVNLLLTMVDTPGFGDAVDNSNCWAPVIEYIESKYEDYLNSEARVTRKQIPDQRVHCCLYFIQPSGHGLKSLDIEFMKRLCDKVNIIPIIAKADTLTSDECALFKKQILNEIAQHKIKIYEFPETSEDDEEHKLNKSLKDRVPFAVVGSNTVIEVDGKKVRGRKYPWGIAEVENLEHCDFIALRNMIIRTHLQDLKDVTNNVHYENYRCRKLAGLGVDGKPSRISNKNPLAQMDEEKREHDLKMKKMEAEMEQVFEMKVREKKQKLKDSETELTRRHEATKKQLEQQAKELDEKRRQFELEKEQWEKENQITVEELRRRSLEGSREAVDGKKEKKKKGLF; the protein is encoded by the coding sequence ATGAGTGCCAACAATGTGAATGCTCAACCTGCCCCTACCACGCAAGCGACCGCCACAATTAAATCAAGACCAAACATAATGCCTAGTAGTTACTTGTACACGTCGAGTAGTGCCCTTTTGAACCGCAATTCCGAGAACAAACCCACGCCGCCGCCCACCCTCCCCAAATACACTTCCAGCTTCAACGCTGGGAGCGGTTTGAACCGCGACCGGGACAAGGACAGCATAGGGGGCTCCTACAGGCTCTCCAGCCTCGACAGGTTAGCCATGAGACAAAAGTTTATGGATCAGCAAAGCCCCACGAATGCTAATTCGAACGGCACGATTTCCCAGACGAACGGGAATGAAACTACGTCGACTTCGATACAAAGTAAACGCGAAATGTTCTTCACTTCGACAGAAACTACTGCACTATCCAAAGACTCGAACAGAATCAATAAAATCTCGTCGATGGATAAACCTCCAGAACCGCCGGTAAAGTCATCTCCACCAGAGGTAACCAAAGAAGACACCAGCAAAGAATCCACTCCGGAGATTGTCAAGGAGAGGCCTAAACTCAAGGAGCTCGACGGCTACGTGGGTTTCGCCAATTTGCCTAATCAAGTGTACAGAAAAGCTGTGAAAAAAGGCTTCGAATTCACACTTATGGTTGTTGGAGAGTCAGGTCTTGGAAAATCAACTTTAATAAATTCCATGTTTTTGACTGAGATCTACAATTCCACTGATTACCCAGGACCGACTCAAAGACTCAAAAAGACTGTGGCCGTCGAGACCACTCGCGTGATGCTCAAAGAAAACGGCGTTAATCTTCTGTTAACTATGGTCGATACACCTGGCTTCGGCGATGCTGTGGACAACAGCAACTGCTGGGCTCCAGTTATTGAATACATTGAATCAAAATATGAAGACTACTTGAATTCTGAAGCTAGAgtaacaagaaaacaaattccCGATCAACGAGTACACTGTTGTTTGTACTTCATCCAACCTTCAGGACACGGACTGAAATCTTTGGACATAGAATTTATGAAACGTTTATGTGATAAAGTGAACATTATTCCGATAATTGCGAAAGCCGATACGTTAACATCCGACGAGTGTGCActcttcaaaaaacaaatcctAAATGAAATTGCACAGCacaagattaaaatatacgaattCCCCGAGACTTCGGAAGACGATGAAGAACACAAATTGAACAAGTCCCTCAAGGACCGTGTACCGTTCGCGGTCGTAGGTTCGAACACTGTCATCGAAGTCGACGGAAAAAAAGTCCGAGGACGCAAGTACCCGTGGGGTATTGCCGAAGTGGAAAATTTGGAACATTGTGACTTCATCGCGTTGAGGAACATGATCATACGCACACACCTCCAAGATCTAAAAGACGTAACGAATAACGTCCACTATGAAAATTACAGATGTCGTAAGCTGGCGGGTCTAGGGGTGGACGGAAAACCGTCGcgtatttcaaataaaaatccacTCGCACAAATGGATGAAGAAAAACGCGAACATGATCTCAAAATGAAGAAGATGGAAGCAGAGATGGAACAAGTGTTTGAGATGAAGGTTCGTGAAAAGAAGCAGAAGTTGAAGGACAGCGAAACCGAATTGACGAGACGACACGAGGCCACCAAAAAACAACTGGAGCAACAAGCGAAGGAATTGGATGAGAAGAGACGCCAGTTCGAGTTGGAAAAAGAACAGTGGGagaaagaaaatcaaattacAGTCGAAGAGTTACGCCGAAGATCGCTCGAAGGTAGCAGAGAAGCTGTTGatggaaaaaaagaaaagaagaagaagggACTTTTCTAA